A region of Anaeromicrobium sediminis DNA encodes the following proteins:
- a CDS encoding O-acetyl-ADP-ribose deacetylase — MKEYMYKSTKISIIKGNITKIKIDAIVNAANNSLLGGGGVDGAIHRAGGPDILKECKTIGGCPTGEARITGAGKLDAKYVIHTVGPIYRGGNNHEESLLYNAYNSSLTLGGENNIKTIAFPAISTGAYSYPIDEAADIAIKAILDFIDKNNSLEEIMLVLFSQGDYDLYERKLNRI, encoded by the coding sequence ATGAAAGAGTATATGTATAAAAGCACAAAGATAAGCATTATAAAAGGAAATATAACAAAAATAAAAATAGATGCTATAGTGAATGCGGCAAACAATAGTTTATTAGGTGGTGGCGGAGTAGATGGAGCCATTCATAGAGCTGGTGGACCAGATATATTAAAGGAATGTAAAACCATAGGAGGTTGTCCTACAGGAGAAGCTAGAATAACGGGGGCTGGAAAACTAGATGCTAAGTATGTAATCCATACGGTTGGACCAATATATAGGGGTGGAAATAATCATGAGGAAAGTCTCTTATACAATGCATATAATAGTTCACTAACATTAGGGGGAGAAAATAATATAAAGACTATAGCCTTTCCAGCCATATCTACTGGTGCCTATTCATACCCTATAGATGAAGCAGCAGATATAGCCATAAAAGCCATATTGGATTTCATAGATAAAAATAATTCTTTAGAAGAAATAATGCTTGTATTATTTTCTCAAGGTGATTATGACTTGTATGAAAGAAAGTTAA